ACCGGATTCGCCGTTGCGTGACGTCGCCGGGGTGTTGCGGTCGTTCGAGTACGCCGCCTACGGCCCGCTGGTGGAGAACACCGCCGACAAGCAGAAGGCGGCGCGGGCCCGGGAGTGGGTCGAACGCAATCGCACCGCGTTCTGTGACGGGTATGCGGCCGCTTCCGGAATCGATCCGCGTGATTCGGCGCTCCTGCTGGCCGCTTACGAGCTGGACAAAGCGGTTTACGAGACCGGATACGAGGCACGTCACCGTCCCACCTGGCTGCCGATTCCGCTGCGGTCGATTGCCCGTCTGACGACGGCCTGACTCAAGCGCGGTCGCGCTGTCGGTGCGGGTCTCTGGGAGCATGCTCATGTGCAGAAAGAGATGTACGACAGCGAAGCCAGACTGGCCTGGGTGCTGGCTGCGTTGGCCGGGGTATTGGGGGCCACGGCCTTCACCCACTCCGAGGGGTATTTCGTAACGTTCATGACCGGGAACGCCCAGCGTGCCGTGCTGGGCGTGTTCCGCGACGATATGACGCTGTCGCTGAGCGCGGGCACCCTGCTGTTGTGTTTTGTGGCCGGCGTGATCGTCTCCTCGGTGTGCCGGCGCCGCTTCTGGGCGGAACACCCGCACGGCCCGACCGTGCTGACCACTTTCTGCCTGGTGTTCGCCACCGGCCTCGACATCGTGCTGGGCGGCTGGGAGCAAACCCTGCTGGATTTCGTGCCGATCATGTTTGTGGTCTTCGGAATCGGGGCGCTGAACACTTCCTTCGTCAAAGACGGCGAAGTGTCGGTGCCGCTGAGTTACGTGACCGGCACCCTGGTCAAGATGGGCCAGGGCATCGAGCGCCACATCGCCGGCGGGAAAATCGAGGACTGGTTCGGCTATTTCATGATGCTCGCGACGTTCATGTTGGGCGCCGCGATCGGGGGCGCGATCAGTCTGGTGGTCAGCGGCACTCAGATGCTCGGCGTCGCCGCGTTCGTGTGCGCGGTGACGACCTGCTACACCTACCTGCACGCCGACCGGCGGGGGTTGCTGGACTGATTAGTTGCCGGGTGCGCTGCTAGCTGCAAAAAGAACATCGGCAGCAGCGCTGGCCGGGTGCGCTGCTACCTAGGAAAAAGAACATCGGCAGCAGCGCTGGCCGTTGCGCTGCTGCCGATGGGTCTGGTGGAGGAGTGGTCAGGTGCCGGCGACCGGCGGAGCGGCCGGTGCCGGTGCCGGAGCGGGCGCCGGCGCGGCGTTGACCGCGTTGATCACCTGCAGCATGTCAGGCTTCATGGCCATCAACTGCTGGTTCCAGTAGTTCCAGGAGTGGGTGCCGTTGCCCGGGAACTGGAACACCCCGTTGCGCCCGCCGTTGGCCGCGTAGGTCTGCTGGAACTGCTGGTTGGTGCGCAGCGTCAGGCCTTCGAGGAACTTCGCGGGCATGTTGTCGCCGCCGAGGTCGCTGGGTGTGCCGTTGCCGCAGTAGACCCAGATCCGGGTGTTGTTGGCCACCAGCCGCGGGATCTGCATCATCGGGTCGTTGCGCTTCCAGGCCGGGTCGCTGGACGGGCCCCACATGCTGTTGGCGTTGTAGCCGCCCGCGTCGTTCATCGCCAGCCCGATCAGCGTCGGCCACCACCCGTCGGACGGGTTGAGGAAGCCCGACAGCGAGGCCGCGTAGGGGAACATCTGCGGGTAGTACGCGGCCATCACCAGCGCCGAGCCGCCCGACATCGAAAGGCCGACAACGGAGTTGCCTACCGGGGACGTGCCCTTGTTGGCCTGCAGCCAGGTAGGCATCTCCCGGGTCAGGAAGGTCTCCCACTTGTAGGTGTAGCTCTGGCCGTTGCCCTGTGACGGCTGGTACCAGTCGCTGTAGAAGCTGGACTGTCCGCCGACCGGCATGACCACCGAGAGGCCGGAGTTGTAGAACTCCTCGAATGCCGGGGTGTTGATGTCCCAGCCGCTGTAGTCGTCCTGGGCGCGCAGGCCGTCCAGCAGGTAGACCGAATGCGCTCCGCCACCCTGGAATTGGACTCGGATGTTGCGACCCATCGCCTGTGACGGAATCTGCAGATACTCGACCGGCAGCCCCGGCCGGGAGAACGCACCCGCGGTGGCCGACCCGCCGACCGCACTGACGAGACCGGTCAGCAGCGCAGCGCCTATAGCCGCGAATGCCAACCTGCGAGGCATGGTTGTCGCTGCACCACGCAGCTTTTCAACGAACTTCATCGTTTCTACCCATCCCAACTTTCATCTGCCGCTCGTGCGGTGGAATCTGTTCTTGGGCGAGTGAAACACAGGCGGCAGAGCCGGCCGGCCCGTCGCGGCCGTAGAACTTTGTCGCGGTTGGCTAACGATTAGGAGTCGGCGCCGAGACGCGTTGAGGTGGTCACTTTCGGGTAACGAATGGCCACCGGAGGGGTATCGCCGTCTTCCCGTCCGGCGGCGGATGCGCTATGCGACGAGTCGGCGTAAAAACGTTGACGCCGTGATGATTCCGACGATCGGCGCGACAATGAGGACGATGACATCCGCGAGGTGGAACGGGGTGCCGATCAGCAGCGCGCGCAGCACGTCGACCTCGTAACTGAGCGGGTTGACCTTGCTCAGCGCGTGCAACCAGCTCGGCATCACGTCAACCGGATACAAAGCGTTGGACGCGAAGAACAGCGGCATGGTGATGGCCTGGCCGATCCCCATCAATCGGTCGCGGTTGCGCACCAGACCGGCCAAAGTCATTGACAGGCAGGCGAAGAACGCGGCGCCGAGCATGACGGCGACCATCGCCCCCAGAATCCGCAGTGGGTTGACGGTCAGCCCGATGCCCATCACATAGGCCAGGGCCAGCACGCCGACCACCTGCGCGACCGACCGGACACCGGCCGCGAACGACTTGCCGGTGATGAGGGCCGACGCGGGCGCCGGGGTCACCATCAGTTTCGCCAGAACACCGGCGTCGCGATCCCAAATGATCTGGATGCCATAGAAAATCGAGATGAACAGCGCCGACTGAGCGATGATTCCCGGTGCCAGAAACGCCTGATACGACACGTTGCCGGTGTCGATGACATGCAGATGGCTGAACGTGGTGCCGAAGATCAGCAGCCACAGCGCGGGCTGCACCATGCGCATCACCAGCTCGGTCCGGTCGTGCCGCAGCTTCTGCAGTTCCACGATCGCGAATGCGCCGATGCGGCTCAATGTTGCTCTGGCTCTGTCCAATCCGTGCGGAGCGCGGACCAGGCCGACGGTAAACGGGTGGGTGTGATCAACCGACACGGCGAGCAACCCTTCTGGTGGAACGGATTTCACTGATATCGGCGGAGTCTTCGGTCAGACCGGTTGCCGAATAGTGGCGGAACACGTCTTCGAGGGTGGCCTCCGGCGACAGGGCGGCCTTCAACTCCGCAGGGGTTCCCACCGCCTGCAATGCGCCGTGGTGCATCAGGGCGACCCGATCGCACAGCGCGTCCGCCTCTTCCATGTAGTGGGTGGTCAGCAGCACGGTCATACCGAACTGCTCCTGCATCTTGCGGACCTGCGTCCACACTCCGTCGCGGGCGATCGGGTCCAGGCCGACGGTCGGTTCGTCCAGCACCAGCAGCGAGGGCCGGTTGACCAGGGCCTGGGCCACCTCGAGGCGGCGCACCATCCCCCCGGAGTAGCTCGATGCCAGCTTGTCGGCAACATCGAGCAGATCCATGGCGGCCAGCGCCTGCTCGACGCGCTGGGTGCGCTCGGCGCGCGGGACGCCGTACAACCGGGCGAACCACGTCACGTTCTGCCGGCCGGTCAACGCCGTTTCGATCGAGAGTTGTTGCGGCACATACCCGATGTTGCTGCGGATATCGATCGTCTGGCTCTGCGCGTCCAGCCCGAAGATCCGCAGTTCGCCGTGCTGCACCGGCGCCAGCGTGGTCAGCACCCGCACCACTGTCGTCTTACCGGCGCCGTTGGGACCGAGCAGACCCATCGTCTCGCCGGGCCGTACCGTGAACGTCACGTCGTCGACGGCCGTGTGCTCGCCGTAGCGATAGGTGAGGTGCCGGCAGTCAATTGCTTCGGTCATGTGTATCGCTCCTGCAGCTTTTTGGTCATCTCCTCGAGCACCTCCAACCCCTTGGCCAATACCCCGATCTGCTGGTCGTCAAGCTCATTGAGCAGGTCGGTGAGCACCGCCCGCCGTGTCGCCGCGGTGGCGTCCATCACGTGCTGCGCCGAATCCGTGAGCCGCAGCCGGCTCACCCGCCGGTCCGCCGGGTCCGCCGTCCGTTCCAGCAAGCCGGCGCTGGACAGCTTGGACACCAGGGTGGAGGCGGTGTTGGCCACCAGGCCCAACTCGGCGGCCGCGACGCTGACCGACACCCCCGGACGCCGCGAGACCAGGCGCAACAGCTCGGCCTGCGACTCGGAGACCCGGCCGGACGGATACCCGGTGCCGGCGGCCCGCCGCAGCTGACGGCGGAACCTGCCCAGGATCCGGGGCACGTCCGCGGCGAGATCGGTCTGCGTGGTCACCGCGGACCATAATAGCTCTGTAGGCGAGCTATTTATTCCCGGCGCATGGCCTGCCGCAAAGCCGACGCGGAGTTGTAACCGACCATCAGGGCAATCTGCTCGAGCCTCAAGGAGGTCGTCTGGCGCAGGTGCCGGGCATGTTCGACCCGGACCCGTTGCAGCAGCGCATACGGCGTTACGCCCAGGCTCTGCCGAACCCGTCGTTCCAGCGTGCGCCGGGTGGTCCCGAGGTCGAGGGCGGCGGAGGCGATATCGACGTTGCCATCGAGGTTCTTGCGGATCCACGCTTCGAAGTCGACGACCAGGCGGTCGGTGGTCGCCAGATAGGTCTGTGCGGCTGCGGTGCTTGACGCCGGGCGCCGGTCGAAGAGCAGGATGGCGGCGGTCGCGTCGGCCAGTTGGGGGCTGATGCCTGCGACGATGTGCATGGCGAGATCGATGTGCGCAAACGCGGCGCCCGCTGTCGTCACCGAACCGTCGGCGATCACCATGCGCGACATGTCCAGCCTGACCCGCGGGAAGCGCCGCGCGAACTCGTCCGCGAGCCACCAACTCGTCGTCGCCTGGTGTTCGTCGAGCACACCGGCGTCCGCGAGCACGAACGTTCCCGTACATGCCGCGGCCACCGGACGGTCGGACCGTACCCAGTCGCGGACCGCCGCGCGCGCTGCCTGGACCTCGTCTCGCATCAGGGCATCGACGACCCCCGCCGGCGTGTTCATTGTGAGGGCGGGCACCACCAGCAGATCCAGCCGGCTCATGGCGGCGTCGTCGACGGTCAGGTCTATCGGCACCATCAGGCCGCCAGCGGCAGGCACTGGCGTGTAATCGATTCCGACGGTCGCGAGCTCGATCTCGGCGATATCGGTTGCTACCTGTTGCCGCGCCGTGTTGGCGCCGCGGATCACGTCGGTGATCGTGACCAGCCCGCTGGCCCAGCATCCGGGTAACGCCATCACGCCGATAAACATGTCGCAAATGCTATGTGAGGTGTCGCAATCGCGACTATCGCGCCGCCTAGCGTCTGGTGCATGACGTATCCGGAGAACCACGCTCTGATCGGTTGCGAACCGCGGCACTACGACCGACTCGGACTGCGCCCCAATGAGATTGAGCTCTGGGAGGACGGCTGGCGGACCGGCGACGCGGCCGGGACCCGCGGCACCTTCGAGTGGTGGTATTTCGATGCCCACCTGGATGACGGGTCGACGGTGACGGTGGAGATGCACACCAAACCGCCCTTCGTCTCTCCCGCAGCGCCTCTGACGCCGTTCGTTCTGTTGACTGTCACAACGGCCGACGGGGAACGGACGGACCACACCATGACCACCGACGCCGATTCGTTCGCGGCGTCTGTGGCCGACTGCGATGTCCGGATCGGCGCGAACACCTTTCGCCGCAGCGCAGACGGGTACCAGATCCACGTTGAAATCGACGACCTCCGAGCCGATTTCACCCTGATGCCGGAGGTGCCGCCGTGGCGACCGGCCAGCGGCCACGTATTCTTCGGCGTCGAGGAGCAGCATCACATCGCCTGGTTGCCGATGGTGGCCCGGGGCCAGGTGCGGGCCACGATCAGCGTGGCCGGGCAGGTGCGCGAACTCACCGGCACCGGGTACCACGATCACAACTGGGGCAACGTGGCGCCGCGCAAAGTGCTCGATCACTGGTATTGGGGACGGGCCCGGGTCGGTGAATACACCGTCGTGTCACTGATGTTCGTCAGCCACCGTGACTACGACAACGCGCCACTACCGGCCGTGATGGTGGCACGAGGTGACGAGATTGTCGCCTCGGCGGTCGGTGCCGAAGCGATCGGGTTCACCGCGGCCGACGTCGCGACCCATGCCGGGACCGGCATCCCTGTCGCCCATCGCCTGGAGTACTCCGTCGCGGTCGGCGCCCACGCCTTCCGGGTGACATTCCGCCAGCACCAGGAGGTGTCCACACTCGACTTCGGGTCGGCGGGGGCGTACCTCCGATTCAGGGGTGAGGTGAACGTCGAGCACAGTCACGACGGCCTCGTCGACACCGCGAGCGACACGGCGCTGTGGGAGCTGTTGTATTTCGAACAGCGAGCGGCGACGCCGAGTGGCGGGCTCACCGCAGGCCCGAAGATGCTCATCGGTCATCAGGCCTGACGCTGCAGCCGGTGCAGGGTCACGTCAATGGCCGCGTGCTCGATCGATGCGGTCATGTAGGTACAGAAGGGTTGACGGCGACGATCCGTCGGTGACCCCGGATTGAGCAGTCGCAGTCCGGTCGGCGTCGTGGTATCCCACGGGATGTGGCTGTGGCCGAAGACCAGCACGTCGGTCTCGGGATAGAGCCGGGACATCCGTGCGTCACGGCCCGCGGCGCCGCCCGTCTCGTGCATGACCGTGAAGCGCAGACCAGCCAGCTCCACGTCCGCGCGCTCGGGCAGCCGGGACCGCAGCTCGTCGCCGTCGTTGTTACCCCAGCACGCGATCAGCCGGGCCGACCGTGCTTCCAGCCGGTCCAGCAGGTCAGGCGTCACCCAGTCCCCGGCGTGGATGACGACGTCGGCGGCGGCGACCTCGTCCCATACCTGCGCGGGCAGGTCGCGGGCGCGTTTCGGGATGTGGGTGTCGGTGATCAGCAGGAGCCGCATAAGTTCTATGCATACCCGGACCAGAGGAGAGACCATGCGCACCTTCGAGTCAGTCGCCGACCTCGCCGCCGCCGCGGGGGAGACCATCGGGCAGAGCGACTGGGTGACGATCAGCCAGGAAGAGGTCAACCTGTTCGCCGACGCGACCGGTGACCACCAGTGGATCCACGTCGACCCCGAGAGAGCGGCCAACGGGCCGTTCGGGACCACCATCGCCCACGGGTTCATGACCCTGTCGCTGCTGCCGCGGCTGCAGCACGACATGTACACCGTCAAGGGCATCAAACTGGCAATCAACTACGGCCTGAACAAGGTTCGCTTCCCGGCTCCGGTGCCGGTGGGGTCGCGGGTGCGCGCGAACAGTTCGCTGGTCAGCGTCGACGACGTCGGCAACGGCGCCGTGCAGGCAGTGGTTTCCACGACCGTCGAGATCGAAAACTCACCCAAGCCGGCCTGCGTGGCCGAAAGCATCGTCCGCTACATCACCTAGGGGGCCGCACGGGGCGTCAGAACTCGGCGATGGAGTGCTCCAGGCGCGCGGCCAGCCGCGCCTCCGCCTCGGCCTTGCGGGTGGGGATGTGCTGCGACGGGAAAGGCGTTGTCACAGGCTGATATTCGCGCAGCGTGCGGCGGGCGACGGTCATCTTGTGCAGTTCGGTCGCGCCGTCGGCGATGCCCAGCGACTCGGCGGCCACCATCATCTTGACGAACGGCATCTCGTCGGAGACACCGAGCGCGCCGTGCAAGTGCAGGGCCCGCTGTGCCACATCGTGCAACACCTGGGGCATCGCGACCTTCACCGCCGCGATGTCGCGGCGCACCTTCTGGTAGTCGTGGTGCTTGTCGATCAGCCACGCGGTGCGCAGCACCAGCAACCGGAACTGTTCGATCTGGATCCAGCTGTCGGCGATCTTCTCCTGAGTCATCTGGAAGTCGGACAGCCGCCCGTGCCGGGTCTGACGGGACACCGCGCGCTCGCACATCATGTCAAAAGCCCGGCGCGCCAATGCGATTGTGCGCATCGCGTGATGAATGCGGCCGCCGCCGAGTCGGGTCTGCGCGATCATGAACGCCTGCCCCTCGCCGCCCAGGACGTGATCGGCGGGCACCCGCACGTCGCGGTAGCGAACGTAGCCGTGGGTGGCGCGCTTGGCGGATTCGGCGCCCACACCGACATTGCGGATGATCTCGATGCCGGGCGTCTCCGCTGGCACGATGAACAGCGACATCTTCTCGTACGTGCGGCCCACCGGATTGGTGACGGCCATGACGATGAAGAACGAAGCGTGTTTGGCGTTGGTGGAGAACCACTTCTCGCCGTTGATGATCCAGTCGTCACCGTCGCGGGTCGCCGACGTGACGAACAACCCCGGGTCCGAGCCCCCCTGTGGTTCGGTCATCGAGTAGCAGGAGGTGATCTCGCCGTCCAGCAGTGGCTGCAGGTAGCGCGCCTTCTGCTGCTCGGTGCCGAACAGCGCCAGGATCTCGGCGTTGCCGGAATCCGGTGCCTGGCAACCGAACACCGACGGCGCCCAGCGGGAACGTCCGAGGATCTCATTGAGCAAAGCCAGTTTGACCTGGCCGAAGCCCTGGCCGCCGAGTTCGGGCGTCAGGTGGGCGGCCCACAGCCCTTGCTCCTTCACCCGCTGCTGCAACGGCCGCAGGATCGCCATCATCTCGGCGTTCTGCTTGTCGTATGGATCCAGCGCGACGAGATCGAGCGGTTCGAGTTCCTCGACCATGAATTTCTCGACCCAGTCGAGCTTGGCCTGGTATTCCGGGTCTGTTTCGAAGTCCCACACGGTTGGCCACCGTTCCCCGGCGCAGCGTCGCGCCGGCATCGTTGATGGAGTCACACCATCGTAGGATCAGCGCAGTTTCGGCAGCACGCTGGTGCGGTAGAAATCGATCGCGGTCGTGGGATCTTCCTGCGGGAAGTGCAGAAACGGCACCGCACCCGCGTCGAGAACCGCTTGCACCGCGTTGATGTGCGCCACCGGGTCGGTGCCGACCGCCCAATTCGCCAGCACCCTGTCCGTGGGGTTCGTGTCGGCGGCGCGCTGGATCTCGACGGGGTTGGGTTGATCGACGGCGCCGGCGGTGAATCGCCACAGGGCCGCGGCGCGCGCAGCCGTCGCGCCATCCCCGACGACGGCGAACAACTCGGCACGTTTGCCCATGGTGGCGGGGTTGCGCCCGGCCTGTTGGGCGCCGGCATCGAAAGCGGCGAGCAGTTTGGTGTTCTTGATGTCAGCGGCCTGGGCGATCCACCCGTCGCCGTACCGACCGGCCAACGTGGCGCTCTTGGGGCCGCCGGCGGCGACGAAGATCGGTGGCGGCTCGGCGGGTACGTCGTACAGCTTCAGCGCATTCGTTTGAAAATACTTGCCCGCAAACGAGATTCGTTGACCACTCCACAGCTGGCGGATCAGGCTGATCGCCTCGACCAGCCGGTCGTGGCGTTCGTCATAGTTGCCGTAGGTGTTGGTGGCGGCCTGCTCGTTGAGCCGTTCGCCGGTTCCCAGGCCGAGGAACACCCGGCCCGGACTCAGGATGGCCAGCGACGCGAACGCCTGTGCCACCGTCGCCGGATGGTAGCGATAGGTCGGGCAGGTCACCCCGGTGCCGAACGAGATGCGGCTGGTGCTGTTGCCCACCAGCGCCAGCGTCAGCCACGGAAACATGGAGTGGCCCTGGTTGTCCTGCCACGGCTGGAGATGATCGCTGGCCCAGACGTATTGGAAACCGGCCTTTTCGGCGGCCTGCGCCTGCGCGACGAGTTGATCGGTGCGGAACTGCTCGTGCGACAGGACGAATCCGACATTGCGCGGCTGCGCCGGTGCGGGCGCGTCCCGCGATTGGCAACCGGACAGCCCGGTGACGGCGGCCATGCCGGCCCCGGCGGCCAGTTGCGCCATCGCCCGTCTCGAGATGCCGGTCATCGCGTCGGGATACCCTCGCCCCTCGTCATCACACCTTCACTGGACAGGCTGGCGCGCCCAGCGCGACCCACCTACCGTGAGTGGCGTGACTGCACAGGCGCGTCCGGCGCGTAAGGCTGATGTCCGTGAATTGAGCCGCACGCTGGGCCGCGCGTTCTTCGACGATCCGGTCACGATGTGGATCCTGCCCGACGACGACGCGCGGCGAAAGCACATGGGCCGGGTCTTTGCCACCATGACCCGCCACCACCATCTGCCGCGCGGCGGCGTGGAGGTGGCCTGTGACGGACCGGGCATCGGTGCGGCCGCGTTGTGGGATCCGCCCAATCAGTGGAAGGAATCGCGCTGGGCGGAACTGGCGCAGCTGCCCACCTTCCTGTGGGCGTTCGGCACCCGATCCCAGCGCGGGCGGACGCTGCAGGAGATCATGAAACGCGCGCATCCCGAAGAACCGCACTGGTACCTCGCCGTCCTCGGCAGTGACCCGAGCGTCCGTGGCCAAGGTTTCGGCCAGGTCCTGATGCGGTCCCGGCTGCAACGTTGCGACGCCGAGTACTGTCCCGCCTACCTGGAGTCGTCGAAACCCGAAAACGTGCCCTACTACGAACGTTTCGGCTTCCGGGTGACCGGAGAGATCACGATTCCCGACGGTGGTCCGACGTTGTGGCCGATGTGGCGCGACCCGCAGTGACCGCGCAGCCGTTCGACGGCAAAACCGCGTTCATCACCGGCGCGGCCGTGGGGCTCGGGCGGGCCTTCGCGCGGGCGCTCACCGCCCGCGGCGCCAATGCCGTGATCGCCGAGATCGACGTCGAGGGCGCAAGACGGACGGCCGCCGAGTTGAATGCCGACGGGGCCAAGGCGATCGCGGTCCCCTGCGATGTCGCCGACGAACACCAGGTTGAGGCCGCGGTGGCGATTTCGCTCCAAACATTCGGCGGCATAGACATTCTCATCAACAACGCCGGTCGGCACCTGATGAAGTACAACCAACCGTTCGGCGCGCTGTCCCGGGACGACCTGCGCGGGATGTTCGACGTCAACGTCATGGGCGTGATCAATTGCACTCTGGCATGCCGCGATTCGATGCGCGACCGCGGTGGCGGGGTGGTGCTGAACATGTCGTCGACGGCCGGTTACTCCAGCAGCACCCCGTACGGCGTCTCCAAGCTCGCGGTGCGCGGCCTCACGGTCGCGTTCGCCTCCGAACTCTCGCCGGACCTGATCCGCGTCAACGCGATTGCGCCGGGAATGACCAACACCGAGAGCGCACTCGCCGATGTGCCGCGGTCCCTGGTCGAGGATTACGTGCACGATCTCCAGCTGGTGCACCGGATCTGCACGATGGACGACGTGGTGGCTGCGATGCTCTACCTGTGTTCGGACCAGGCGTCGTTTATCACCGGTGAAACCCTGAAAGTCAGCGGTGGGTATCCGCTTTCGGTGTGAGCGGGTTTAGCACCCAGGCCGCTGGGAAATCACCCCGATATGGAAACCGGCCCCGGCGACACTCTGGACCCCAGCGAGTCCACCGACTCCGACGAAGTTCGCAATGACGACGGCGACATCGTCGTCGACCCGCCCGAGGGCTGGAGTGAGGCCGACAAGTTCGGCATGACCGCGCGGGAAGAGCGCGAGGGGGAGTCGCTGGATCAGCGGCTGGCCGAAGAAGAACCGGATGTCATCCCGGATGTCGAGCCGCCCGACGTGACCCCGGGACGCGCGCACCGCGGCCAGATCGACGGCACGCCGGAAGACGGTGAGTCCCTGTTCGAAGTCGTCGACGAGTGATCAGGGTTCGCTCTTCCACGACGCGACGCCGATTGTGATCATGCGGAGCTGTTTAACCGCGATCCGGTGAATCTCCTCGAGCGCCTCCGCGCTCTGGGCGTCTTCAATGGCCTCGGCGGTGACGATCATCGCGTTGACGAAAAGACTCGCCAGCACGTTGAGGTCCTCGGTGCTCCACTCGTTCAACCGGGGGAAGCGCGCCAGGTCGGTGGCCAGTTCCGAGACGATCAGCCGGATCTCGGTGCGGATGGCGTAGCGCAGCACGGACACCCCGGTGGAGCGTTCGCGGGAGATGAAGCGCCAGTGCTCGCGCTGGTCGGCGACGCTGCCGATCAGGATTTCCACCGACGACTCGATGACCCGACTCGGGTCGAGCTTGCCGGCACGGGCACCCCGCAGGGTGTCGCGCAGGCTGCGGAAGGATTCGTCGATCAGCACCAGGCCGAGAGCCTCCATCGACTCGAAGTGCCGGTAGAAGGCCGCGGGCACGATCCCTGCTTCGCGGGTCACCTCGCGCAGGCTCAGATTGCTGAAACTACGGTCATTGAGCGCCTTCAGCGCCGCGGCGATGATCGCCCGCCGGGTCGCTTCCTTGCGTTCCTCACGCGAGGGCGTGTCACGGGTGCTTTCGCGGGCCCGTTCCCGGCTCGACCGCCGCGGGTGTGAGCTAGGAGTACGACTGTTCACTATGTGAACCGTAACACAGAATGGGTGAAAACCCTTGACCACCTGCGCCGATCGATGTCACGGTGTACACATGTTCACTCAAACTTTCACTCGGACGATCGCCAAGCGAGTCCTGAGTTCCGACCTCGTTGATCTGCTCACCGGGCCGCACGGCGTCGACCGGTACACCGAGCTGGTAACGCCGACGTGGACCTCCGGCGAGGCCCGCGCCAAGGTGGTCGACGTGCGGCGGACCACGCCGCGCAGCGTCACCCTGACGCTTGCAC
This genomic stretch from Mycobacterium paragordonae harbors:
- a CDS encoding MaoC family dehydratase → MRTFESVADLAAAAGETIGQSDWVTISQEEVNLFADATGDHQWIHVDPERAANGPFGTTIAHGFMTLSLLPRLQHDMYTVKGIKLAINYGLNKVRFPAPVPVGSRVRANSSLVSVDDVGNGAVQAVVSTTVEIENSPKPACVAESIVRYIT
- a CDS encoding YoaK family protein, producing the protein MQKEMYDSEARLAWVLAALAGVLGATAFTHSEGYFVTFMTGNAQRAVLGVFRDDMTLSLSAGTLLLCFVAGVIVSSVCRRRFWAEHPHGPTVLTTFCLVFATGLDIVLGGWEQTLLDFVPIMFVVFGIGALNTSFVKDGEVSVPLSYVTGTLVKMGQGIERHIAGGKIEDWFGYFMMLATFMLGAAIGGAISLVVSGTQMLGVAAFVCAVTTCYTYLHADRRGLLD
- a CDS encoding MarR family winged helix-turn-helix transcriptional regulator: MTTQTDLAADVPRILGRFRRQLRRAAGTGYPSGRVSESQAELLRLVSRRPGVSVSVAAAELGLVANTASTLVSKLSSAGLLERTADPADRRVSRLRLTDSAQHVMDATAATRRAVLTDLLNELDDQQIGVLAKGLEVLEEMTKKLQERYT
- a CDS encoding metallophosphoesterase family protein; translation: MRLLLITDTHIPKRARDLPAQVWDEVAAADVVIHAGDWVTPDLLDRLEARSARLIACWGNNDGDELRSRLPERADVELAGLRFTVMHETGGAAGRDARMSRLYPETDVLVFGHSHIPWDTTTPTGLRLLNPGSPTDRRRQPFCTYMTASIEHAAIDVTLHRLQRQA
- a CDS encoding ABC transporter permease, with translation MSVDHTHPFTVGLVRAPHGLDRARATLSRIGAFAIVELQKLRHDRTELVMRMVQPALWLLIFGTTFSHLHVIDTGNVSYQAFLAPGIIAQSALFISIFYGIQIIWDRDAGVLAKLMVTPAPASALITGKSFAAGVRSVAQVVGVLALAYVMGIGLTVNPLRILGAMVAVMLGAAFFACLSMTLAGLVRNRDRLMGIGQAITMPLFFASNALYPVDVMPSWLHALSKVNPLSYEVDVLRALLIGTPFHLADVIVLIVAPIVGIITASTFLRRLVA
- the ag85C gene encoding diacylglycerol acyltransferase/mycolyltransferase Ag85C; translated protein: MKFVEKLRGAATTMPRRLAFAAIGAALLTGLVSAVGGSATAGAFSRPGLPVEYLQIPSQAMGRNIRVQFQGGGAHSVYLLDGLRAQDDYSGWDINTPAFEEFYNSGLSVVMPVGGQSSFYSDWYQPSQGNGQSYTYKWETFLTREMPTWLQANKGTSPVGNSVVGLSMSGGSALVMAAYYPQMFPYAASLSGFLNPSDGWWPTLIGLAMNDAGGYNANSMWGPSSDPAWKRNDPMMQIPRLVANNTRIWVYCGNGTPSDLGGDNMPAKFLEGLTLRTNQQFQQTYAANGGRNGVFQFPGNGTHSWNYWNQQLMAMKPDMLQVINAVNAAPAPAPAPAPAAPPVAGT
- a CDS encoding ATP-binding cassette domain-containing protein, with the protein product MTEAIDCRHLTYRYGEHTAVDDVTFTVRPGETMGLLGPNGAGKTTVVRVLTTLAPVQHGELRIFGLDAQSQTIDIRSNIGYVPQQLSIETALTGRQNVTWFARLYGVPRAERTQRVEQALAAMDLLDVADKLASSYSGGMVRRLEVAQALVNRPSLLVLDEPTVGLDPIARDGVWTQVRKMQEQFGMTVLLTTHYMEEADALCDRVALMHHGALQAVGTPAELKAALSPEATLEDVFRHYSATGLTEDSADISEIRSTRRVARRVG
- a CDS encoding lipocalin-like domain-containing protein, which gives rise to MTYPENHALIGCEPRHYDRLGLRPNEIELWEDGWRTGDAAGTRGTFEWWYFDAHLDDGSTVTVEMHTKPPFVSPAAPLTPFVLLTVTTADGERTDHTMTTDADSFAASVADCDVRIGANTFRRSADGYQIHVEIDDLRADFTLMPEVPPWRPASGHVFFGVEEQHHIAWLPMVARGQVRATISVAGQVRELTGTGYHDHNWGNVAPRKVLDHWYWGRARVGEYTVVSLMFVSHRDYDNAPLPAVMVARGDEIVASAVGAEAIGFTAADVATHAGTGIPVAHRLEYSVAVGAHAFRVTFRQHQEVSTLDFGSAGAYLRFRGEVNVEHSHDGLVDTASDTALWELLYFEQRAATPSGGLTAGPKMLIGHQA
- a CDS encoding GlxA family transcriptional regulator; translated protein: MFIGVMALPGCWASGLVTITDVIRGANTARQQVATDIAEIELATVGIDYTPVPAAGGLMVPIDLTVDDAAMSRLDLLVVPALTMNTPAGVVDALMRDEVQAARAAVRDWVRSDRPVAAACTGTFVLADAGVLDEHQATTSWWLADEFARRFPRVRLDMSRMVIADGSVTTAGAAFAHIDLAMHIVAGISPQLADATAAILLFDRRPASSTAAAQTYLATTDRLVVDFEAWIRKNLDGNVDIASAALDLGTTRRTLERRVRQSLGVTPYALLQRVRVEHARHLRQTTSLRLEQIALMVGYNSASALRQAMRRE